The following proteins are encoded in a genomic region of Asterias amurensis chromosome 5, ASM3211899v1:
- the LOC139937004 gene encoding uncharacterized protein, with protein MDTVNFCRPLALGETVCHNVTCNVSFMSPLPELPPLFSCSNYTDLPSCVRATTVPPTDNLTTMSSSATSGPGSDGSTCDETCIAVILCLSVLLVVLIALAVLLHMYCNKTGLFKNRKAPSKYESSREFDRSNSAEQILSQEQHNNQRIEMLESHQHSSNKDNNDLHDATIVVGMKDPEPGTTPEMSVYL; from the exons ATGGACACCGTCAACTTCTGCAGGCCCCTAGCCCTGGGTGAAACAGTTTGCCACAATGTCACATGTAATGTGTCCTTCATGTCACCACTGCCTGAACTTCCACCACTATTCAGCTGCAGTAACT ATACAGATCTGCCATCATGTGTCCGTGCCACCACTGTGCCTCCGACAGACAACCTTACTACTATGAGCAGTTCTGCTACATCTGGTCCTGGTAGTGATGGAAGTACATGTGATGAAACATGTATTGCTGTAATACTATGCCTATCAGTCCTACTGGTAGTACTAATAGCACTAGCAGTACTACTGCACATGTACTGCAACAAGACAGG GCTATTCAAGAATCGAAAGGCCCCTAGCAAATATGAAAGTTCGAGAGAATTTGACCGATCAAATTCTGCTGAACAAATTCTCTCTCAAGAGCAGCACAATAACCAGCGCATTGAAATGCTGGAGAGCCATCAGCATTCTTCAAACAAGGATAACAATGATTTACATGATGCAACAATAGTGGTAGGAATGAAAGACCCAGAACCGGGAACAACTCCTGAAATGAGTGTCTACCTTTAA